The following are from one region of the Nicotiana tabacum cultivar K326 chromosome 3, ASM71507v2, whole genome shotgun sequence genome:
- the LOC142179584 gene encoding uncharacterized protein LOC142179584 — protein MAGDGLTAAADFPGGAAVEPQYAGAKTSVWWDIENCQVPRGCDPYSIAQNISAALMKMNYLGPVTISAYGDTTRIPWPIQNALSSTGIALNHVPAGVKDASDKKILVDMLFWAVDNPAPANYLLISGDRDFSNAIHQLRMRRYNILLAQPLQASAVLAAAAKNVWQWTSLAAGGSPRELAYGIKTLRQESTLTPITKPISVNQPAYSEANGNTNASGPQRLSNPGRTADTKTKAIYIPKNSNQLNMTGMSSMPARIEETSSSHCPQEPDVAPKQFAPKQFAPHQFFAKPDSSENHSSKFIENKHAQRTQSQPLLVPDKIVKSNSCQNNLQPAPPPPESSAVFSTPFVCHPDAVRDGGDIGGSLNKGPARPDFSFPSSSLGVSKSVPCNSDLGLQLPEHIQGLIGVILLALSILKLEKIAPTEENITYCVRYGNSKDRHADVTAALNSALEQQMILKIKVGNLELYVGRTERIWNCVNPLGGNLNQYRDATWNAIEKFLGSAAGRSAIAASECRYEAALVLKNSCLEDLTLGEVIQILDMIITLKRWIKTSHSGWQPVVITLPETNNNSGTRVDT, from the exons ATGGCCGGAGACGGATTGACGGCGGCGGCGGATTTTCCCGGCGGAGCAGCGGTGGAACCGCAATACGCGGGGGCAAAGACGTCGGTGTGGTGGGATATAGAGAACTGTCAGGTGCCAAGGGGATGCGACCCTTACTCAATCGCTCAGAATATAAGCGCGGCATTGATGAAGATGAACTATCTCGGACCGGTCACCATCTCTGCCTATGGAGACACCACTCGCATCCCCTGGCCCATTCAAAATGCTCTCTCTAGTACTGGAATCGCTCTCAATCACGTCCCGGCGG GGGTTAAGGATGCAAGTGACAAGAAAATTTTGGTGGATATGCTATTTTGGGCAGTAGACAATCCTGCACCAGCGAATTATCTGCTCATTTCAGGAGATAGGGATTTCTCCAATGCCATTCATCAGTTACGCATGAGGAGATATAATATTCTTCTAGCACAGCCTTTACAAGCTTCTGCTGTTCTTGCTGCTGCTGCCAAGAATGTGTGGCAGTGGACAAGCCTTGCTGCTGGAGGATCTCCACGAGAGCTTGCTTATGGCATTAAGACATTACGCCAAGAATCAACATTGACTCCAATTACTAAACCTATATCTGTGAACCAACCTGCTTATTCCGAAGCCAATGGCAATACTAATGCTTCTGGGCCCCAAAGGTTATCTAATCCTGGACGCACTGCAGATACTAAAACTAAAGCTATTTACATACCTAAGAACTCGAATCAACTGAATATGACAGGCATGTCAAGTATGCCAGCTAGAATTGAAGAAACAAGTAGCAGCCATTGCCCACAAGAACCAGATGTTGCACCAAAGCAGTTTGCACCGAAGCAGTTTGCACCACATCAGTTTTTCGCAAAGCCTGATAGTTCAGAGAACCATAGCAGTAAATTCATAGAAAATAAGCATGCTCAACGTACTCAATCTCAACCTCTTTTAGTCCCAGATAAAATTGTGAAATCGAACTCTTGCCAGAACAATTTGCAGCCTGCACCTCCACCGCCTGAAAGTTCTGCAGTTTTTTCTACACCATTTGTATGTCATCCTGATGCTGTTAGGG atgggggtGATATCGGCGGTTCTCTTAACAAGGGTCCTGCACGTCCTGATTTTTCCTTCCCTTCATCCTCATTGGGGGTTTCTAAATCTGTCCCATGTAATTCAGATTTGGGTCTCCAGCTTCCTGAACACATTCAAGGTCTTATAGGGGTCATCTTGCTTGCCTTGAGTATTTTGAAGCTTGAGAAGATTGCGCCGACAGAAGAAAACATTACTTATTGTGTACGCTATGGTAACTCAAAAGATCGTCATGCAGATGTTACAGCAGCCTTAAATTCTGCACTAGAGCAACAGATGATATTAAAGATAAAAGTAGGAAATTTGGAGCTATATGTTGGTAGGACTGAGAGGATCTGGAATTGCGTGAATCCACTTGGTGGAAATCTTAACCAGTATCGAGATGCAACTTGGAATGCGATTGAGAAATTTCTCGGTTCAGCTGCTGGACGTTCAGCAATAGCAGCATCTGAATGCAG GTATGAAGCAGCTCTAGTTCTTAAAAATTCATGCTTAGAAGACCTTACATTGGGTGAAGTAATTCAAATCCTGGATATGATTATCACGCTGAAGCGTTGGATTAAAACTTCGCACTCTGGTTGGCAACCAGTTGTTATCACTCTTCCAGAAACTAATAATAATAGTGGTACCAGAGTAGATACCTAG